In one window of Aquamicrobium sp. DNA:
- a CDS encoding DMT family transporter produces MSAVPAGAEDRDIGKPAMDGLAVTLMLLLTLSWGLNQVAIKVSNAGFNPMFGVLVRAAGGGLLVFLWCRWRGIALFARDGTLWPGLAAGALFGFEFVLIFAGLEFTSAARSALMVNTMPFWMLLGGHFLLGERITARKLAGLVLAFAGVVLIFSDDLSIPGPKAIWGDLLCLLAGVLWAATVLLVKASRLSSTSPEKTLLYQLSVSALISLPLIPLYGPLLREVTTLATASLVFQTVFVVAFTYVLWFWLVRRYPASGLSSFTFLSPAFGVILAGVLLDEPLTLRIFAALGLIAAGLVLVNRAGRAGGTALPGRRNDA; encoded by the coding sequence ATGAGCGCGGTGCCGGCGGGCGCGGAGGATCGCGACATCGGCAAGCCGGCGATGGACGGCCTCGCGGTCACGCTCATGCTGCTGCTGACCCTGTCGTGGGGGCTGAACCAGGTCGCGATCAAGGTGTCGAATGCCGGCTTCAACCCGATGTTCGGCGTGCTCGTGCGCGCGGCGGGCGGCGGGCTTCTGGTCTTCCTGTGGTGCCGCTGGCGCGGCATCGCCCTGTTCGCGCGCGACGGCACGCTGTGGCCGGGGCTGGCGGCAGGGGCGCTGTTCGGCTTCGAATTCGTCCTGATCTTCGCCGGCCTCGAGTTCACCAGCGCCGCGCGCAGCGCGCTGATGGTCAACACCATGCCGTTCTGGATGCTGCTCGGCGGGCATTTCCTGCTCGGCGAGAGGATCACGGCGCGGAAGCTGGCGGGCCTCGTGCTGGCCTTTGCCGGCGTCGTGCTGATCTTCTCCGACGATCTGAGCATACCCGGCCCCAAGGCCATATGGGGCGATCTCCTGTGCCTGCTCGCCGGCGTCTTGTGGGCGGCGACGGTTCTCCTCGTCAAGGCCTCGCGGCTGTCGAGCACCAGTCCGGAAAAGACGCTGCTTTACCAGCTCTCGGTCTCGGCGCTCATCTCCCTGCCGCTGATCCCGCTCTACGGGCCGCTGCTGCGCGAGGTGACGACGCTGGCGACGGCGTCGCTGGTGTTCCAGACCGTGTTCGTGGTCGCGTTCACCTATGTGCTGTGGTTCTGGCTGGTGCGCCGCTATCCGGCTTCCGGGCTTTCCAGCTTCACCTTCCTGTCGCCGGCTTTCGGCGTCATTCTGGCCGGGGTGCTGCTGGACGAGCCGCTGACGTTGCGCATCTTCGCTGCGCTCGGACTGATCGCGGCCGGGCTCGTCCTCGTCAACCGGGCCGGCCGGGCCGGCGGCACGGCGTTGCCGGGAAGGAGAAACGATGCGTGA
- a CDS encoding RluA family pseudouridine synthase translates to MAGVEQIPVEAGEAGMRLDRWFKAHYPGLGFAQLQKLLRSGQVRVNGGRVKADTRVEPGQVVRVPPLGVDRKGEGPVTARTMRGEADAEVLAKMLIHEDPAVYVFDKPAGLAVQGGSGVARHVDGMLEAWRNRKGEKPRLVHRLDRDTSGVLVVARSRLAAMKLAEAFRGRDAKKTYWALVKGVPKKREDRISSWLVKEQTRDGDRMRIARHGEEGADHAVSHYRIVDQAGQALSWLEMEPYTGRTHQLRVHAAHIGCPIIGDPKYFEADTNWEFPGGIQNRLHLHARRIVIPHPDGGVIDVTAPLPPHMRQSWNLLGFDDATAGGEE, encoded by the coding sequence GGCGTGGAACAGATACCGGTCGAGGCCGGCGAGGCGGGCATGCGGCTCGACCGCTGGTTCAAGGCGCACTATCCGGGCCTCGGCTTCGCCCAGCTCCAGAAGCTGCTGCGTTCGGGGCAGGTGCGGGTGAATGGCGGCCGCGTCAAGGCCGACACGCGGGTCGAGCCGGGGCAGGTGGTGCGCGTGCCGCCGCTCGGCGTCGACCGCAAGGGCGAGGGGCCGGTGACGGCGCGCACCATGCGCGGCGAGGCCGACGCCGAGGTGCTGGCGAAGATGCTGATCCACGAGGACCCGGCCGTCTACGTCTTCGACAAGCCGGCCGGCCTTGCGGTGCAGGGCGGCTCGGGCGTCGCGCGCCATGTCGACGGCATGCTGGAGGCATGGCGCAACCGCAAGGGCGAGAAGCCGCGCCTCGTCCACCGCCTCGACCGCGACACGTCGGGCGTGCTGGTGGTGGCGCGCTCGCGGCTGGCGGCGATGAAGCTCGCCGAGGCGTTCCGCGGCCGCGATGCCAAGAAGACCTACTGGGCGCTGGTCAAGGGCGTGCCGAAGAAGCGCGAGGACCGCATTTCGAGCTGGCTGGTCAAGGAGCAGACCCGCGACGGCGACCGGATGCGCATCGCCCGCCATGGCGAGGAGGGGGCCGATCACGCCGTTTCGCACTACCGCATCGTCGACCAGGCGGGGCAGGCGCTCTCGTGGCTGGAGATGGAGCCCTATACCGGGCGAACCCACCAGTTGCGCGTCCATGCCGCGCATATCGGCTGCCCGATCATCGGCGATCCGAAATATTTCGAGGCCGACACCAACTGGGAGTTTCCCGGCGGCATCCAGAACCGGCTGCACCTGCATGCGCGGCGCATCGTCATTCCCCATCCCGATGGCGGGGTCATCGACGTGACGGCGCCGCTGCCGCCGCATATGCGCCAGAGCTGGAACCTGCTCGGCTTCGACGACGCCACCGCCGGGGGCGAGGAATGA
- a CDS encoding ATP12 family chaperone protein yields the protein MRDLLNDLESGSHLSDPDPIRRAQNQMRQNLPKRFYKAVKHTEIQEGFSVLLDGKSVRTPGRAPLVLPSREAAALVAGEFDAQRDVIDPVSMPVLRLVNSAIDGVAPDPEAVIEDVVRFSGSDLICYRAGEPAGLVARQAQAWDPVLDWACAALSARFILAEGVVHVEQPRESVAAVRRWLDDRRDPFRLAAIHVMTTLTGSALLALAVEAGALDPAEAWAAAHVDESWNAEHWGDDAEAVARQAARRRDFDAAVALAQAMAD from the coding sequence ATGCGTGATCTTCTGAACGATCTGGAATCCGGAAGCCATCTTTCCGATCCCGACCCGATACGCCGGGCGCAGAACCAGATGCGGCAGAATTTGCCGAAGCGCTTTTATAAAGCCGTGAAACATACTGAAATTCAAGAAGGATTTTCTGTTCTTCTTGACGGAAAATCCGTGCGGACTCCGGGCAGGGCGCCGCTCGTCCTGCCGTCCCGGGAAGCGGCGGCGCTGGTGGCCGGCGAGTTCGACGCCCAGCGCGACGTGATCGACCCGGTCTCGATGCCGGTGCTGCGGCTGGTCAACAGCGCCATAGACGGCGTGGCGCCGGACCCCGAGGCGGTGATCGAGGACGTCGTGCGCTTCTCGGGCTCTGACCTCATCTGCTACCGCGCCGGCGAGCCGGCCGGGCTTGTGGCACGTCAGGCACAGGCGTGGGATCCGGTTCTCGACTGGGCGTGCGCCGCGCTCAGCGCGCGGTTCATCCTCGCCGAGGGCGTCGTCCATGTCGAGCAGCCGCGGGAGTCCGTCGCCGCGGTCCGGCGCTGGCTGGACGACCGGCGCGATCCGTTCCGGCTGGCCGCGATCCATGTGATGACGACGCTGACCGGCTCGGCCTTGCTGGCGCTCGCGGTCGAGGCCGGCGCGCTCGATCCGGCCGAGGCCTGGGCCGCGGCCCATGTCGACGAAAGCTGGAATGCCGAGCACTGGGGCGACGATGCCGAGGCCGTCGCGCGACAGGCCGCACGCCGGCGCGACTTCGACGCCGCCGTGGCGCTGGCGCAAGCGATGGCGGATTGA
- a CDS encoding SIMPL domain-containing protein, producing the protein MNRRYLPLIAAAMVLPSAAQAQELRNPVPRIAVVGEGEASVAPDLAIVTLSVLREAATAREALDQSNKATADVIAAMKEAGIEARDLQTSGLQINPRYVYPQGGSGEEQPRIVAYQATNTLTARVRDIAKVGEVIDRAVTLGVNQGGSITFTNDDPSAARTEARRRAVEDAVARAKTLAEAAGVGLGPIIEITEQSFMQPPMPIVASGRAYRMEAAADAVPVEAGENVYRIQINATFELKQ; encoded by the coding sequence ATGAACCGCCGATACCTGCCGCTCATCGCCGCCGCGATGGTCCTTCCGAGCGCCGCCCAGGCGCAGGAGTTGCGCAATCCGGTGCCGCGCATCGCCGTCGTGGGCGAGGGGGAGGCGTCGGTGGCGCCCGACCTCGCCATCGTCACCCTTTCGGTGCTGCGCGAGGCGGCGACGGCGCGCGAGGCGCTCGACCAGAGCAACAAGGCGACAGCCGACGTCATCGCGGCGATGAAGGAAGCCGGCATCGAGGCCCGCGACCTCCAGACCAGCGGCCTTCAGATCAATCCGCGCTACGTCTATCCGCAAGGCGGCAGCGGCGAGGAGCAGCCGCGGATCGTCGCCTATCAGGCGACGAACACGCTGACCGCGCGCGTGCGCGACATCGCCAAGGTCGGGGAGGTGATCGACCGGGCGGTGACGCTGGGCGTCAACCAGGGCGGCAGCATCACCTTCACCAATGACGACCCGTCCGCCGCCCGCACCGAGGCCCGCCGCCGCGCGGTCGAGGATGCCGTGGCGCGCGCGAAAACCCTCGCGGAGGCGGCCGGGGTCGGCCTCGGCCCGATCATCGAGATCACCGAGCAGTCCTTCATGCAGCCGCCGATGCCGATCGTCGCGTCGGGCCGTGCCTACCGGATGGAGGCGGCCGCCGACGCCGTGCCGGTCGAGGCCGGCGAGAACGTCTATCGCATCCAGATCAACGCGACCTTCGAGCTGAAGCAGTAG